From the Bdellovibrio reynosensis genome, one window contains:
- a CDS encoding lytic transglycosylase domain-containing protein translates to MEWMDLEGSFSSMSLAMYAGMDNKQNTSALSRFVSKRSTRGFLGSLALLTLMVGLFNSASFPVVVAKIQKIQKIILDGVVFSKDPEIVYNRDEILSDYENRISEEFTIPAGLRDRAGFWFDIYTRYDSMKKVVHHVEYPWIVFQVVDISDIINSPTPKARWMRNLKADDFVSNEVQSIREALKEMARTGRAENELQESLATALEPLKGSLKEKAQAAAKNVRVQTGQKNFFAEGLEVSPIYLSGMEEIFREHKLPIELTRLPFVESSFNRHAVSKVGASGIWQFMDYTGKSFMIVNDHIDERNSPFKATVAAAKLLKENHMILKRSWPLAITAWNHGPGGMRKAMKGAESEDLAHIINNYNSTTFDFASSNFYCEFLGALYAQMYHEQIYKGLEYEKTLDLHKVKLARAISAKELLRRSKLAHEEFILFNPDLKKAVDRNASIPSGFTFIVDNKAMAELKSLITKDIRPLDGTKVSQVDREDNLSQN, encoded by the coding sequence ATGGAATGGATGGATCTTGAAGGGTCTTTTTCTAGCATGTCCCTTGCTATGTATGCGGGTATGGATAACAAACAAAATACATCAGCATTAAGTCGTTTTGTCTCAAAAAGAAGCACTCGTGGGTTTTTGGGCTCTTTGGCTCTTTTAACTCTTATGGTGGGGCTTTTTAACTCAGCAAGCTTTCCGGTTGTTGTAGCAAAAATCCAGAAGATTCAAAAGATTATCTTAGACGGCGTAGTCTTTTCTAAAGACCCAGAGATCGTCTATAACCGCGATGAAATCTTAAGTGACTACGAAAACCGTATTTCAGAAGAATTCACGATCCCAGCGGGATTACGTGATCGCGCTGGCTTCTGGTTTGACATTTATACTCGTTATGATTCCATGAAAAAGGTTGTTCATCACGTTGAATATCCTTGGATTGTTTTTCAAGTAGTTGATATTTCAGACATCATCAATAGCCCTACTCCAAAAGCTCGTTGGATGAGAAATCTGAAAGCCGATGATTTTGTTTCTAATGAAGTGCAAAGCATCCGTGAAGCATTAAAAGAAATGGCTCGCACGGGTCGCGCGGAAAACGAACTGCAAGAGTCTTTGGCTACGGCTTTGGAACCTCTTAAAGGCAGCCTTAAAGAAAAAGCTCAAGCCGCAGCTAAGAACGTGCGCGTGCAAACAGGCCAAAAAAACTTCTTTGCTGAAGGTTTAGAAGTAAGTCCAATTTATTTAAGCGGCATGGAAGAAATCTTCCGTGAACACAAACTTCCAATCGAATTAACTCGCTTGCCGTTCGTTGAAAGCAGCTTTAACCGTCACGCCGTTAGTAAAGTGGGTGCTTCAGGTATTTGGCAATTCATGGATTACACAGGTAAGAGCTTCATGATCGTGAATGATCATATTGACGAGCGCAACTCGCCATTTAAAGCGACTGTGGCTGCTGCTAAACTTTTAAAAGAAAATCACATGATCCTTAAGCGTTCATGGCCTTTAGCTATCACGGCGTGGAACCACGGCCCAGGCGGTATGCGTAAAGCTATGAAAGGTGCTGAGAGCGAAGATTTAGCTCATATCATCAATAACTACAATTCGACGACTTTTGATTTTGCGTCTTCAAATTTTTACTGTGAATTCTTAGGCGCTTTGTACGCGCAAATGTACCATGAGCAAATTTATAAAGGCTTAGAGTACGAAAAAACTTTGGATCTTCACAAAGTAAAATTAGCTAGAGCTATTTCGGCAAAAGAACTTCTTCGTCGCAGCAAGCTTGCCCATGAAGAATTCATTTTGTTCAATCCAGACTTGAAAAAGGCCGTTGATCGCAATGCTAGCATCCCGTCAGGATTCACATTCATCGTGGATAATAAGGCGATGGCTGAATTAAAAAGCCTGATCACTAAAGACATCCGCCCGCTTGATGGAACGAAAGTTTCTCAAGTTGATCGCGAAGATAACTTAAGCCAAAACTAA
- the lipB gene encoding lipoyl(octanoyl) transferase LipB, translating to MADLIFQDWGLIDYEEALAKQTALIEKVQEENLPGYLIFCTHSPVVTLGRATKEGDVFNWQGKVVEVSRGGRATYHGPSQLIVYPILNLTQQRKGRRDREVVGFLRVFEDSIVEVLRSYGIEAQGRSVQKSSVNESEADETGVWVGPKKLASLGIGVRRWVTYHGAAINLKFDPKAFVGMNPCGFSTDTMISLEQILNEPVDVNLFKERLKNKLLQAL from the coding sequence ATGGCAGATCTTATTTTTCAAGACTGGGGCCTGATCGACTACGAAGAGGCTTTAGCAAAACAAACTGCACTGATTGAAAAAGTTCAGGAAGAAAATCTTCCTGGTTATCTTATTTTCTGCACTCACTCCCCTGTTGTTACCTTAGGCAGAGCTACTAAAGAAGGTGACGTTTTTAACTGGCAAGGAAAAGTCGTTGAAGTATCCCGCGGAGGTCGCGCGACTTATCATGGCCCAAGCCAATTGATCGTTTACCCGATTTTGAATTTAACCCAACAACGTAAAGGTCGCAGAGATCGCGAAGTCGTTGGGTTCTTGCGTGTGTTTGAAGACTCGATAGTTGAAGTTCTTCGTTCCTATGGAATTGAAGCGCAAGGAAGATCCGTACAAAAAAGTTCCGTCAATGAATCTGAAGCCGATGAAACTGGCGTTTGGGTGGGACCTAAGAAACTAGCGTCTTTAGGTATTGGTGTTCGTAGGTGGGTTACCTATCACGGCGCTGCGATCAATTTGAAGTTTGATCCTAAGGCTTTTGTGGGAATGAACCCGTGCGGTTTTTCCACCGACACCATGATTAGCTTAGAGCAAATCTTAAATGAGCCAGTGGACGTAAACCTATTTAAAGAACGTTTAAAGAATAAACTATTACAAGCTCTCTGA
- a CDS encoding DoxX family protein has translation MRTVLTRLLSAKNYNTKYDDLALASLRIFIGLTMAFSHGLGKMPPPEGFVTHLQMMGFPAPDFLAWCAALAELMGGLFLAAGLLTRPSALFVMITMAVAAFGAHGADPFAKKEMALLYLFASLFFVLHGAGRWSVDHWLSKYTRSESL, from the coding sequence ATGCGCACAGTTTTAACCCGTCTTCTTTCAGCAAAAAATTATAACACCAAATATGACGATCTTGCTTTAGCATCCCTTAGAATTTTCATTGGTCTGACGATGGCCTTTTCCCATGGCTTAGGAAAGATGCCTCCGCCTGAAGGATTTGTTACGCATCTTCAGATGATGGGTTTTCCTGCCCCTGATTTTTTAGCATGGTGTGCAGCTCTTGCAGAGCTTATGGGTGGTTTGTTCTTGGCGGCGGGATTGTTAACTCGTCCTTCAGCTTTGTTTGTGATGATAACTATGGCCGTGGCAGCTTTCGGCGCGCACGGTGCTGATCCATTTGCCAAAAAAGAAATGGCATTATTGTATCTATTTGCTTCGTTGTTCTTCGTATTGCACGGGGCAGGTCGCTGGTCCGTGGATCACTGGCTTAGCAAGTACACTCGCTCAGAGAGCTTGTAA
- a CDS encoding BLUF domain-containing protein: MSTNVFHLVYISEAVEDISYTDIHDILNVSRKNNAMENITGILIFREGYFFQVLEGPEAAVRKVLGKIIIDDRNYNLRVLLETSDHSRLFENWSMAFYDGDISSNNTEDLVNLFELCVDPAKRTPRPLIMSMVKKFRSTARELR; this comes from the coding sequence ATGAGTACTAACGTTTTTCATCTCGTTTATATTAGCGAGGCCGTTGAGGATATCAGTTATACCGATATTCACGATATCCTTAACGTATCTCGCAAGAACAACGCGATGGAAAACATCACTGGAATTCTTATATTTCGTGAAGGTTATTTCTTCCAAGTTCTTGAAGGCCCTGAAGCGGCCGTTCGCAAAGTCCTAGGTAAAATTATCATAGATGATCGCAACTACAACTTGCGCGTTCTTCTTGAAACATCAGATCACAGCCGCTTATTTGAAAATTGGTCCATGGCATTTTATGACGGGGACATCTCTTCAAATAATACCGAAGACCTTGTGAATCTTTTCGAGCTTTGCGTAGATCCCGCAAAACGCACGCCTCGACCTTTGATTATGTCCATGGTTAAAAAATTTAGGTCGACAGCTAGGGAATTAAGATAA
- a CDS encoding MaoC family dehydratase, whose protein sequence is MVTETNNAERDIGYSASFTTKVTEKMVNQFAELSGDFNPIHVDAEYAAKSRFKQRIAHGMIVGALISRALVDGIGRHGIYLSQNMKFVNPVFLDDDVTVTVTITAIRKERGLATVETIAKKGNGDIVVKGEAMIMMAKPV, encoded by the coding sequence ATGGTAACAGAGACTAACAATGCAGAACGTGACATCGGATATTCAGCTTCATTCACCACGAAGGTGACTGAAAAAATGGTGAATCAATTTGCTGAGCTATCTGGTGACTTTAATCCCATCCACGTGGATGCAGAATACGCTGCGAAAAGCAGATTTAAACAGCGTATTGCTCACGGGATGATTGTTGGTGCTCTGATCTCTAGAGCTTTAGTTGATGGTATTGGCAGACACGGAATTTATTTAAGCCAAAACATGAAATTCGTGAACCCTGTATTTCTTGATGACGATGTGACAGTGACAGTAACTATCACAGCGATTCGCAAAGAAAGAGGTTTAGCAACGGTTGAGACGATTGCGAAAAAAGGCAATGGCGATATCGTGGTTAAAGGCGAAGCGATGATCATGATGGCAAAACCAGTGTAA
- a CDS encoding PhoH family protein: MALNYGGLSLSKSKRRKIVVDTNVILFDAQAILRFGEADVHIPISVIEEVDKFKRDQGENGRNARQFSRFIDVLRSKGSLSSGVQIDNSESMVYINTDLMLAGMPSELDHQKADNRILNTALALQKQHPRYKVELITKDINLRIKADVYGIFAKDYESSDQNKDDLYEGYQEISVTPEQIDSFYKEKRFVTDIKLYANQYVIMKDSANPNHSAIGRFSGAEKAIVPLVQAADSIWGIHARNVEQAFAMDCLLNDEILFVSLVGKAGTGKTLLAIAAGLHKCLDQGQFQRLLVSRPIFPMGKDIGYLPGDIEQKLNPWMQPIFDNVEFLMGADKKAAGRAQELINQGMLNIEPLTYIRGRSIPKQYLIVDEAQNLTPHEIKTIVTRAGRGTKVILTGDVYQIDNPYVDSANSGLTYAVERFKGHAIAAHVTLTKGERSELAELAANIL, from the coding sequence ATTGCACTTAACTACGGAGGGCTGTCCTTGAGCAAATCTAAGCGCAGAAAAATTGTTGTTGATACCAATGTGATCCTTTTCGACGCTCAAGCGATTTTACGATTTGGCGAAGCTGATGTGCACATTCCAATATCAGTTATCGAAGAAGTAGATAAATTTAAAAGAGACCAAGGTGAAAACGGTCGAAATGCTCGTCAGTTCAGCCGCTTTATCGACGTGCTTCGCTCTAAAGGTTCTCTTTCAAGTGGTGTGCAGATCGATAACTCTGAAAGCATGGTTTACATCAATACGGATTTGATGTTGGCAGGTATGCCTTCAGAACTTGATCACCAAAAAGCTGACAACAGAATCTTGAACACAGCACTTGCTTTGCAAAAGCAACACCCTCGCTACAAAGTTGAGTTGATCACCAAAGACATCAATCTTCGTATCAAAGCAGACGTTTACGGAATTTTTGCAAAGGATTATGAAAGTTCTGACCAAAACAAAGATGACCTTTACGAAGGTTACCAAGAGATTTCGGTCACTCCCGAACAAATCGATTCTTTCTATAAAGAAAAACGTTTCGTCACCGATATCAAGTTGTATGCGAATCAGTATGTGATCATGAAAGATTCTGCTAATCCGAATCACTCTGCAATTGGCAGATTTAGCGGCGCAGAAAAAGCTATTGTTCCACTAGTGCAAGCTGCGGATTCAATTTGGGGTATTCACGCGCGAAACGTTGAACAAGCATTCGCGATGGACTGTTTACTGAACGACGAAATATTATTCGTTTCCTTAGTAGGTAAAGCCGGTACTGGTAAAACATTGCTTGCGATTGCGGCGGGTTTGCACAAGTGCTTAGATCAAGGACAATTCCAAAGATTGCTTGTATCTCGTCCGATTTTCCCTATGGGAAAAGATATTGGTTATTTACCAGGGGATATCGAACAAAAGTTAAACCCTTGGATGCAGCCGATCTTTGATAACGTGGAATTCCTGATGGGTGCGGACAAGAAGGCAGCAGGACGCGCTCAAGAGTTGATCAATCAAGGAATGCTAAACATCGAACCATTGACATATATCCGCGGTCGCAGCATACCTAAACAATATTTGATTGTAGACGAAGCCCAGAACTTAACTCCGCACGAGATTAAAACCATCGTGACGCGAGCGGGCCGTGGTACAAAAGTTATATTGACTGGAGACGTATATCAGATCGACAACCCTTATGTTGATTCTGCTAACAGTGGACTCACTTACGCCGTCGAAAGGTTTAAGGGACACGCAATCGCAGCTCACGTGACACTCACGAAGGGTGAAAGATCTGAGCTTGCTGAGTTAGCAGCAAATATTCTCTAG
- a CDS encoding PilZ domain-containing protein — MGKVLDITSRLKVQNSLENTKKEVGAEITDITEARQEILSRDRRDVKRTILTEFIGAFVVLPEKGLLKASMYDISDSGMAFDLELAEGGFTTGDEVAMRVYLNHSTYFPFTIRVTNSRAIEDEGVVRHGASFVKGTMNDVALHHFVKFIENVSASLKTDSGDVLVSHIS; from the coding sequence ATGGGGAAAGTTCTTGATATCACGTCACGCCTAAAGGTTCAAAATTCTTTAGAAAATACCAAAAAAGAAGTAGGCGCTGAAATCACCGATATCACCGAAGCTCGCCAAGAAATCTTGAGCCGAGATCGCCGCGATGTAAAAAGAACAATTCTTACTGAGTTCATCGGTGCCTTTGTAGTCCTTCCTGAAAAGGGACTTTTGAAAGCTTCTATGTACGATATCTCTGACAGCGGTATGGCCTTTGACTTGGAACTTGCTGAGGGCGGTTTCACGACGGGCGATGAAGTTGCGATGAGAGTTTACCTTAATCATTCAACGTATTTTCCATTCACAATCCGAGTAACCAACAGCCGTGCTATTGAAGACGAGGGCGTAGTTCGTCATGGTGCTAGCTTCGTAAAAGGAACTATGAATGATGTCGCGCTCCATCATTTTGTGAAGTTCATCGAAAACGTCAGTGCGAGTTTGAAAACAGACTCTGGCGACGTACTTGTTTCGCACATTTCATAG
- a CDS encoding energy transducer TonB family protein: protein MTVLRGVLSSFFFHLLILGVIAWIAPQLVHKAPETIEVQLYPEGQILEALTRNKQQVVRQALVPEKLKAQDDENLARLLSEQKQRVKQETQAAKSGMTSNRANLPGVSENRPPQLAGKKQPLPKAKDGYESVDISKELQEMRNFAGDGYSTIGESLPSEVKIGSFTALNTDRYLFYTFYARVEELIRFRWESKVQNVINSLDRANLKLLGQRNWVTQVEFLLDKNGYLRQALLMKESGVKPFDAAAILAFREARVFPNPPPEMVQDDGYIHLKYSFTVNYNPPAMAERN from the coding sequence ATGACTGTGCTTCGTGGAGTTTTATCCAGTTTTTTCTTTCACTTGCTTATTCTAGGTGTTATCGCCTGGATCGCTCCGCAATTAGTTCATAAAGCTCCTGAAACCATCGAGGTTCAACTTTATCCTGAAGGGCAAATCCTTGAAGCCCTTACTCGCAACAAACAGCAAGTCGTGCGCCAGGCTTTAGTTCCTGAAAAACTAAAAGCGCAAGATGATGAAAACCTAGCGCGCCTTCTTTCTGAACAAAAACAGCGGGTGAAACAAGAAACTCAAGCTGCGAAATCTGGAATGACTTCAAATCGCGCAAACCTTCCAGGCGTTTCTGAAAATCGTCCTCCGCAATTAGCCGGCAAGAAACAGCCGTTACCAAAAGCTAAAGATGGTTATGAAAGTGTCGACATCTCTAAAGAGTTACAAGAGATGAGAAACTTCGCTGGAGATGGCTATTCAACGATTGGCGAATCACTGCCAAGCGAAGTGAAGATCGGATCTTTCACTGCTTTAAATACAGACCGCTATTTGTTCTATACATTTTATGCGCGGGTTGAAGAATTGATTCGCTTCCGTTGGGAATCTAAAGTTCAAAACGTTATCAACTCGTTAGATCGCGCCAATCTAAAACTTCTAGGCCAACGCAACTGGGTGACTCAAGTAGAATTCCTATTAGATAAAAATGGATATTTAAGACAAGCTTTACTAATGAAAGAATCTGGTGTGAAGCCGTTTGATGCAGCTGCCATTTTGGCATTCAGAGAAGCGCGAGTTTTTCCTAATCCACCGCCTGAAATGGTTCAAGACGATGGATACATTCATTTAAAATATTCTTTTACAGTTAATTACAATCCACCAGCCATGGCTGAAAGAAATTAG
- the msrB gene encoding peptide-methionine (R)-S-oxide reductase MsrB: MSEKRLKCGLPQDEAELKKILTPEQYQIMVENGTERPFSNAYWDHKEDGIYVDAISGVPLFSSEDKFDSGTGWPSFTQAITPEVVIELPDYSHGMQRIEVRSRSSNSHLGHVFDDGPGATGKRFCINSASLKFIPKRAV, translated from the coding sequence ATGTCTGAAAAAAGATTGAAATGCGGTCTGCCGCAAGATGAAGCTGAGCTTAAAAAAATTCTGACTCCTGAGCAGTACCAAATCATGGTGGAAAATGGAACCGAACGACCGTTTTCAAATGCTTATTGGGATCATAAAGAAGACGGCATCTATGTCGATGCTATTTCAGGTGTCCCACTTTTTTCTAGCGAAGATAAATTTGATTCAGGAACGGGGTGGCCTAGCTTTACTCAAGCTATAACTCCCGAAGTGGTTATAGAGCTTCCTGATTACAGTCACGGGATGCAAAGAATTGAAGTTAGATCCAGATCGTCCAACTCTCATTTAGGTCATGTTTTCGATGATGGGCCTGGGGCAACAGGCAAAAGATTTTGTATCAACTCTGCTTCGCTTAAGTTTATTCCTAAGCGGGCAGTCTAA
- a CDS encoding outer membrane beta-barrel protein, whose protein sequence is MKKMIFFSVLVTLLVSSLSAHALTTEMGLSYGRKTTTFDENNSFDSESITGSVSLYFLERLAVELSYTDARGLREEKASASDAQRTTTQKSQIMGADLILVFADKKSLLQPYIKGGGAQISRYQEVRIEGQDTFTIEPESATVPSYGAGLKVQLTDTFGIKLSYDVWKTPIGGGLQTDDSSIRAGVTWVL, encoded by the coding sequence ATGAAAAAAATGATCTTCTTCAGTGTTCTAGTTACGTTGTTAGTAAGCTCTTTGTCCGCACACGCCCTGACGACAGAAATGGGCCTGTCTTACGGAAGAAAAACTACGACCTTCGATGAAAACAATTCGTTTGATTCAGAATCTATCACTGGCTCGGTATCTTTATATTTCTTAGAAAGATTAGCTGTTGAACTTAGTTATACCGATGCGCGCGGTTTGCGCGAAGAAAAAGCCAGTGCTTCCGATGCACAAAGAACAACGACGCAAAAATCGCAAATTATGGGTGCTGACTTGATCTTAGTTTTCGCTGATAAAAAATCATTATTGCAGCCTTACATAAAAGGTGGCGGAGCACAAATCAGCCGTTACCAAGAAGTTCGTATCGAAGGCCAAGACACCTTCACTATCGAACCCGAATCAGCAACCGTTCCAAGTTATGGTGCGGGCCTAAAAGTTCAATTGACTGACACATTTGGAATCAAGTTAAGTTATGATGTGTGGAAGACACCAATTGGTGGTGGCTTACAAACAGATGACTCTTCCATTCGTGCAGGCGTGACTTGGGTGTTGTAA
- a CDS encoding aminopeptidase translates to MKSGVGQIKLLNSRVPIDEALKDPKVEEKKKNKLRLAQEARAFAEQELHLAHTKNYTSYVELDQPYVTYVVSAAPRWKLDHYQWSYPFMGKMPYKGYFKEEDAKELEQELQKEEDLDTYLRGVSAYSTLGWFNDPLLSSMLRYDDYDLVNTIIHETVHATLYIKHAADFNERLATFLGNIGAQQFYLKKEGPDSATVKQVQLENEDQKAFSIFISNELKKLEKWYQDLPASDRNEDKRMARIKKIQEDFVTELLPKLKTDSYKNFPDYKLNNARLLVYKTYMQDLSEFQKLYDLLGQNYALFIQKCKNLETAKDPNQGLKELIATLEKK, encoded by the coding sequence ATGAAGTCCGGCGTTGGCCAAATCAAGTTGCTCAACTCTCGAGTTCCGATTGACGAAGCACTTAAAGATCCTAAAGTTGAAGAAAAGAAAAAAAACAAATTGCGCCTGGCACAAGAGGCCCGTGCTTTTGCGGAACAAGAACTTCACTTAGCTCACACTAAAAACTACACCTCTTACGTTGAATTGGATCAACCTTACGTCACCTATGTGGTGAGCGCAGCGCCTCGCTGGAAGTTAGACCACTACCAGTGGTCTTATCCATTTATGGGAAAGATGCCTTACAAAGGATACTTTAAGGAAGAAGACGCAAAAGAGTTAGAACAAGAACTGCAAAAAGAAGAAGATTTAGACACGTATTTACGTGGAGTTTCTGCTTATAGCACGCTTGGATGGTTTAATGATCCGCTTTTAAGTTCCATGCTTCGATATGATGACTATGATTTAGTAAATACCATCATTCATGAAACCGTTCATGCGACTTTATATATTAAACATGCCGCTGACTTTAATGAACGCCTTGCGACTTTCTTAGGAAACATCGGAGCCCAACAATTTTACTTAAAAAAAGAAGGCCCTGATTCGGCCACAGTTAAGCAAGTTCAGCTGGAAAACGAAGATCAGAAAGCTTTTTCTATTTTCATTTCTAATGAACTTAAAAAACTTGAAAAATGGTACCAGGATCTTCCCGCTTCTGATCGAAATGAAGATAAGCGCATGGCGCGCATTAAAAAGATTCAGGAAGACTTCGTCACGGAGCTTTTGCCAAAGTTAAAAACGGATTCTTACAAAAATTTTCCTGATTATAAGCTAAATAACGCCAGACTGTTGGTTTATAAAACCTATATGCAAGACCTTAGTGAGTTTCAAAAGCTCTATGACTTATTGGGGCAGAACTATGCCCTTTTCATACAGAAATGCAAAAACCTAGAAACAGCCAAGGATCCGAATCAGGGCTTAAAAGAGCTGATTGCCACACTTGAAAAGAAATAG
- a CDS encoding RNA polymerase sigma factor, giving the protein MQKDLGVTDLELVEKVKSGNRGAFSELVKRHQRSVLRLSLRFVKDMDTAEDVTQEAFIKAYEKLNSFEGRASFKSWLFQIAVNTARNKLREWKRDTVDIDDVQLAVGAEAEKTLVHTAVADLLQQEVEKLPFKQRTALVLRVYEDLSFNEIADIMECPYDTAKANYRHALMKLRQTFEQQAELKNWTEEVGGFFMEVNQRFAEAEG; this is encoded by the coding sequence ATGCAGAAAGATCTTGGGGTAACGGATCTTGAACTGGTTGAAAAAGTAAAATCTGGTAACAGAGGGGCTTTTTCCGAACTCGTGAAACGACATCAAAGAAGTGTGCTGCGCTTGAGTTTGCGGTTTGTAAAAGACATGGACACCGCGGAGGATGTAACGCAAGAAGCGTTCATCAAGGCTTACGAAAAGCTGAACTCCTTTGAAGGACGAGCTTCCTTCAAAAGTTGGTTGTTCCAAATTGCGGTGAATACTGCCCGCAATAAACTTCGCGAATGGAAGCGCGACACGGTTGACATCGATGATGTGCAACTTGCTGTTGGCGCTGAAGCCGAAAAAACTTTAGTGCACACAGCGGTCGCAGATCTTCTGCAACAAGAAGTTGAAAAGCTGCCGTTTAAACAGCGTACAGCTTTAGTCCTTCGCGTTTACGAAGATCTAAGCTTTAACGAAATTGCCGATATCATGGAATGCCCTTATGACACGGCAAAAGCAAATTACAGACATGCGCTTATGAAATTACGTCAGACTTTTGAGCAACAAGCGGAGCTTAAAAATTGGACTGAAGAGGTAGGTGGATTTTTTATGGAAGTGAATCAACGTTTTGCAGAAGCAGAAGGATAA
- a CDS encoding PepSY-associated TM helix domain-containing protein has product MRFWRKYHKWISIFITIPFLITIVTGILLLFRGKNTFFSPKFPPATGELQIGLNEILKVAQSVPELKVQALTDIKRIDIRPSSGSITVQGKAADYEVAIDGANGNILGQGVRKTGLLVSLHEGTFWTSGEIGRYVIGLPMGLGVLFLLVSGVVIFAQPWTKKRKLS; this is encoded by the coding sequence ATGAGATTTTGGCGCAAATACCATAAGTGGATTTCTATTTTTATTACTATTCCTTTTTTGATCACGATCGTGACGGGAATTCTTTTGTTATTCCGTGGGAAGAATACTTTTTTCTCGCCAAAGTTTCCGCCAGCCACTGGTGAGCTGCAGATTGGCTTAAATGAAATTTTAAAGGTGGCTCAATCTGTTCCTGAATTGAAAGTGCAAGCTCTGACCGACATCAAGCGTATCGATATTAGACCGTCGTCAGGTTCAATTACAGTTCAAGGCAAAGCCGCCGATTATGAAGTTGCGATTGATGGAGCGAACGGAAATATCCTGGGCCAAGGTGTACGTAAAACTGGTTTACTTGTTTCACTTCATGAAGGAACGTTTTGGACTTCAGGGGAGATTGGCCGTTACGTTATCGGTCTGCCGATGGGCCTTGGCGTTTTGTTCTTACTTGTTTCTGGTGTGGTTATCTTTGCTCAGCCTTGGACGAAGAAGAGAAAGCTTAGTTAA
- a CDS encoding diguanylate cyclase, with protein MAHNDDNSDNLEKTSIVASDTFRGRLKEADEVPPAIVVLIGPPGYVGKQYPITASDIVIGRSVESQVYIDDKSLSRSHAKFAVNASEVSVIDLGSTNKTIVNGQVIPPLASCLLKNNDQIKTGNVIFKFLEKGSIEAMTNAAMYERAQKDALTGAHSKGALLEKGPEAMKRSEVLNEPFSLVTFDIDHFKKINDSHGHPGGDYVLKELCRIVITKLIRANDFFARYGGEEFVLLLSGSPTKTAAEVAERIRQTIEAHEFIWENKKIPVTISVGVATKLPTETEWTQIYDRADKALYQSKQGGRNRTTIAN; from the coding sequence ATGGCTCATAACGACGACAACTCAGATAATTTAGAAAAAACCAGTATAGTTGCTAGTGATACATTCCGTGGTCGTTTGAAGGAGGCCGATGAGGTTCCTCCAGCGATCGTGGTGTTGATTGGTCCTCCGGGTTACGTGGGGAAACAATATCCTATCACCGCTAGCGATATCGTTATTGGTCGTTCTGTGGAAAGCCAAGTTTATATTGATGATAAATCTTTAAGTCGTTCCCACGCGAAGTTCGCAGTGAACGCCAGCGAAGTTTCCGTTATCGATTTAGGTTCCACAAATAAAACTATCGTGAATGGCCAAGTGATCCCGCCGTTAGCTTCATGCCTTTTAAAAAATAACGATCAAATCAAAACTGGAAACGTTATTTTTAAATTCCTAGAAAAGGGCAGCATCGAAGCGATGACGAATGCAGCGATGTACGAGCGTGCGCAAAAAGATGCTTTAACTGGTGCTCATTCTAAAGGTGCTCTTTTAGAAAAAGGCCCTGAAGCGATGAAACGCTCTGAAGTTTTAAATGAGCCATTCAGCTTAGTTACTTTTGATATCGATCATTTTAAAAAGATCAACGACTCCCACGGCCATCCAGGCGGTGACTATGTTCTTAAGGAACTGTGCCGCATCGTCATCACGAAGCTGATTCGTGCAAATGACTTTTTTGCTCGTTACGGGGGTGAGGAATTCGTCTTGCTTCTTTCTGGTTCGCCAACAAAAACAGCGGCCGAAGTAGCAGAACGTATTCGTCAAACAATCGAAGCCCATGAGTTTATCTGGGAAAATAAAAAAATCCCGGTAACGATTTCAGTGGGTGTTGCGACAAAGCTTCCGACAGAAACAGAATGGACTCAAATCTACGATAGGGCCGACAAGGCACTCTACCAATCTAAGCAGGGTGGTAGAAATAGAACAACAATAGCCAATTAA